The Primulina huaijiensis isolate GDHJ02 chromosome 9, ASM1229523v2, whole genome shotgun sequence genomic interval GGTCATTATTCCTACATCCATCTAGTTCAGCGGAAGCTGAACAAGAAATTGCTAAACAGTCACATTGTAGTGGACATTCCAGACAACACCGTACCCACTAAACAGAAAATCGGAAACACGGGTAAGTTGGGTAAGTCAGGGGTTGCTTTTGAAACAGAAAGACCTCGAAGTTGTAGCCAATGTGAGCAGAAAATGGGGGGTTATGGAAGTTGGAGATCATCCGTGAGGATCTACAAACCGGCAATGCTGTCCATGGTGGCAATAGCCGCAATTTGTGTGTGTGCCGCGCTGCTCTTCAAAAGCTCGCCTGAAGTTCATCCATGTTTCCGTCCCTTCAGGTGGGAGCTATTGAAGTATGGCTCTGAGTGACCCTTTTTAGAATGCTTGTTACGTTGTAAGAAGTTAATTAATTATCCATCAGTGTGCGTGTATGTATCTTTATATAAATCTTTGgagtttaaatattttagatttaGACAAAAAAGGGGAGGTGCAATAAAGGATTTGGTTTTAGGCTTTGTCTTAATTTCAGTAATTTTGTTCAAGTTTCATTCAGGACCAGTCTTTTTGTCTGACCTTTGTTTTGTTTCAAACTCGTcgatttgatttatatataatatatcaatTCATGGGCTATTTAAATATACAAATGCGGCTTACACGTGAATTTCTACTTATTTTTCCTCTTTCATATTCAATTTCTTTTTCATCGACTTCAAGTTAccattttttcaataattttatagattttactAGAGTTGTCAAAACGAGTCACAGGATGTGACGATTGCAACCCGTCATTTGGCGTAGCGGGACGAGACCGACCGCAACCCGTCATTTGGCGCAGCGGGACAGACCGACCTGTCATTTGGATGGAACCCAACCCGTCTATTTGACGGGACGTGACGAACCCATCCATCAATTTTTAGTTATATTTGACGGGTTGAGACAGATTGATCAGCAATCCATCACAATTCACCATTTGGTGGGATGGGCCGCATTTGGACGAGCTAGACATTGTTAACCCAAATCTCCTATTTGGCAATACGGAACAGGTAAACCGGACGAGCCTGACACATTCTGACAACTCTATGTTTTACCATCGTCCAAGGAAACAACGTCTTGTTATGCTCTCTCCCCATTCAAgtaaattgttttttaaaagatgtaaaaaattatcaacttaatcaacatattaaattatttctcCGAAAGCTAATCTTTATATTGCTTGTTATGGAGAAATTtactttttgaaaaaattgCTATCAAGATTTGATTGAACGAAgtatacacaaaaaaaaaaaaaaaaaattaaccacTTTGAGATCACATTGTTTAACTCTTAATgttcaagaaattatattttgtaaatATACTAAGAAAaagaattaataaataatataataacattGGTATTTTGGGGATTTCAAAAGTCATGAAGAAggttattttagtatttttgaaagaatTGGGGAGTCCAAACTAAACAATGCTTGACAGTATATACTAAAAAAAAAGTACTTTCAAACTGATGCATAAATTAAAATAGGCTTTGAGGATTTTTTTGAAGTTTCCCTTTTTTGTACAAGattaagtctcttgtgagacgatctcacgaatttttatatgttagacggatcaactctaccgatattcataataaaaagtaatactcttagcataaaaagtaatattttttcatggatgacccaaataagatatccgtatcataaaatacgacacgtgagaccgtctcacacaagtttttgtcttttgacaacatttaaaaaaaaaaaaaacaaattatacatCAAAGTTCTATGTTAGTTACgatgaaatattttttctctctAAATTTTTGTCTAAGGTTTTATTTgtcattgaaaaaaattattttgaaaaagatGATGAACGTCTTTAAGACAAAAAGTAAttgttccaaaaaaaaaatttataatctttACTATATTATAAAGCTTTAGcatgttataaaaattattttcgtcAGAATTAGTTATATCAATGTCGAATTTCATATATAAACATTGTTAACTGAAAATTTATagacaaaaacatttaaaaaaaaataacttctTTCAAACTTTATTCTACTAACGATTATAACTTCCCACTAACATAAAAATTCATCAATTTCCATTACATATAATTTCtacttcttttttaaaaaaaatttgctaaTACTAAAATCTTTAATCTTATTTgtttgtctatttttttttcttttataaataaaaatattcatatattatgTTTGACAAAAATCCACATTTCTCAATGTTTACCAATCGAATAAACACCAATTGCGGTCCCTGTTAGTGGTGTTTTGGTTTGGGTTAAAGTTGACACCATTCTTCTCCGGTGAATCTCATACCTCATTTCTCAAACCTTACATTCGTTTACTCTTCTTCAATGGAAAACTGGCTCCAATTCTGCGCATCATTTTTAGCAGTTAAAGTATAACATAATTGTGTTTTTTGATCTGATGTTCATGGAGGCGTTATTATGGCGTCAAGATTTGAGAAGGGACTGAGTTTCTTGACGAATTTTCATCTGGGCTTCAATTATTTTCTAATAATGTGAGTGTAGTATCTTCTATTTTCATGATTTGGTAATTTGATTTTTCATTCTGAACCCTGTATTTTATGGAGGAATTCGATGATATtgcttttattttattgaacatCTGGATTGCAGCCTCCGGGTTCCTCTATGGTTTGATCCAAGAACATGCCATCGTCTCTCAATTTGACTGGTTTCAGACTCCCGAGTGCTAAAATTTCCAAGTCAAGGTTGCTTGTTGCTTTTTCCTTTGGCAAATCGACGCCCACGCCCTTTCTGCTGACGTTTTCCGTTGCCAAGGGTCAATCTTTTACGGTCGACAAATTCAAGTGGGTCTTTAGACCGTGCTGTTTTATATGGTTTTTTGTTTACTACTTAAAGAATCATGTCTAGCTACATAAAAAACAGTTCGATGATAATTATTCTCCAATATTCTGTTTTTTCCCAAATGAATTTGGCATGCTTTATACATTGCATGAGCTGAAACTTGTTTACATACAATCATGTAGAAGGATGACATGGTCTCTTAGAAGTGCAACCGATGGCAGTAGGCtaaattcttcttcttctgcaaATGACTCACGTGGTGGAACTCGGCTTATCAGGGCTATCCAAACTGTTCGAGTTATTTTGATTACTAGATTAAAGGAGTTGAGGAGAAACCTTCCCGTCAAATTATTCTCTTTCTTGGTGGGATTCTATTGCGCAACTGCTTTTGCCACTGCGATTGGACAAACAGGAGACTGGGATGTGCTGTCTGCTGCTTTGGCCATGGCTCTTGTGGAGGGGATTGGGGCTCTTATGTATAAGTATTCTCTAAATTTTGTGGACAAAATAAAGAACTTAATCATCATATTCAATTACTGGAAGGCTGGGCTATCGCTTGGTCTCTTTTTGGACTCCTTCAAGTATTAGATATAACATAAGTTTGATTAGAGATGCATTATCAATATTCTGTTTCATACGAATTCGTGAAACCCTTGATCTCCACCATGGAAAAGAAACTCTAACCGAAGGCAACTGCCTGTTAAGTGACTTGAACTTTACCTGAAGTCCTAGGAACGATCACGCGGTTTGATGTACCCAGGTTTACTTCTTTTCTCCTTTTGCTTCTTAAAATGATTGTTTTGACATTTCTGTACCTGGTTCTGTTTATCATGTTCGTATTTCTTTGTAGGGGGTGAAATTGAATTGTTCTACTTGAATTTACTTCATATAAAATAGATCACTTAATCCTTTTTCCGAGACTTTACTTAATTCATTCTTCCTAGTAGCAATTATTTTGTCACGAACAATGGCCTTACATTGTAATGTGGAGGTATTTTCCAACTCTTTTAGTGCATCTTAACACATGGATTTGATACGTGATTTTGAAGCAGCCTGTCCAATTCTCAGAAAATGGTCTTCTCCTTATCAATTCATATCCACTGTATCTCTGGCTCTATATTCAGACCTGGAACCTACTGAACTTCGTCTCAGATACAAATTTGCCTTGGTTTATTTGTTCTGACTTCTGAAAATAAATACTTATTCATGTCCATTATCTGTACTCATCAAATAGAAAAACCAGGAAGTGGCAATTGTCAAAACAGCTACAAATCCACCAAATAATTATGTGGAGTGGTAAAAGCTACTGTCTGTCAATTTAACATGACTGATAAATCGTCCGCTTCATAGAGTTCAATTAGAGCCATGCAGTCAAGTCTTGTAACTAACCAATTAAAACATTCACTTCTACCTATGGGGGACTATTACAGCTTATTTACGTGTACATGTTACGCTGATGTTTGACGATGCCGCTAACGAATTTCGGGATGCTTGTCGAGTTGGTGGCACTTTGATTCAAAAGCCCTTTTTATGCTTCCGTATATTTATGGTGGAAAAGTTTTGGCGTATGTACGAGATATGATGAATTGACAGTAAATCATAATTCACTGTCTCTGCAATTCCTTTTATCAGGGTTGCCGACGTTGAGCCTGTTGAAGGACCACCGACTTTCTATCCAAGAAGCAGATCTATCCAAGAACCAGAAGCATACCTCACATTCTGCTCCACTGAAAGATGTGTGAGCCTCACATTAATGGTAAGTATTTCATCTACTCATAGTTGCACCTTAACTTGACGACGCGACACAAATTTTGTTATATGCACCGAAAGGTTTTAGGAAACATGAAGTCTCGTAATTTTTTCATGAAGATGGAAAAAGTTCATGGGAGCGTAAGCAATATTACGAGGATTAAGTTGGGTTTCGGATCTCTTTGATTGAAGACCAAGTGTCGGCATTTCATTATTAGGGGTCTATTGATGTTTATGGACATACCCATTGTGTTatttattttcagtttattttGGTTAGGAGATTTTATAGGCAAGCCTGCGAAAGCGATTTTGTAATCGAACATCCACTTGCAATTAACGATCCCCTTTTAAAAGAGCAAAGTGATCTTTAATGTAAACGACTCTTTTTATGAATATGCGAAGCAATTTTTCCTCGTATTTCAAGATCCTATTTCCaactacaaaaaataaaatccagTTTCTCATTAAAAGTAGGCAACTCTAAACATTAATCATAGGCGACGCGTACCCGTCTATAAAAAGTATAACACGAAGAgtgtaaaatcaaataaaaaatgaatccATAATTCTTGAAAGCTAAGAGTGGTCCATACTGGTTGTTCCAATTCTTTAAGCTTGAGCCTTGTCATGCTTGAGAGGCTTCACCACTTCCCAAGTGAAATCGGGGTCATCTCTACCAAAATGGCCATAAGCAGCAGTCTTCAAGAATCTATTACCGGAACCCCTTTTCAGATCCAGGTTGATAGAAATCATACCAGGCCTGAAATCAAAGTTTTCCTTAACAATATCGAGAATTTCTTTATCAGGGATCTTTCCTGTTCCGTAGGTGTCTACGAACACCGACAAGGGTTCTGGCACACCAATGGCATAAGAAACCTGAACTATGCACCTCCTAGCAAGCCCCCCAGCCACAATGCTCTTGGCAGCTTGCCTAACGATATATGCACCACTCCTGTCGACCTTAGTCGGGTCCTTTCCAGAAAAAGCACCGCCTCCGTGAGCTCCCCACCCTCCATAAGTGTCGATGATAATCTTGCGACCTGTGAGACCAGCATCACCGTGGGGGCCACCGATGACGAAACGGCCAGAAGGGTTGAGGTGGAAGATGGTCTTCTCGTCAAGGTACTTTTCGGGAATGACAGGCTTGATGACATGCTCCTTCAGGTCGGCAGCGATCTTATCGTTGGTCACGGTCTCGTCATGCTGAGTCGAGATCAGGACGGTGTGAACACGAATAGGAACCATGGCACCATTCTCGTTGTAGTACTCGACTGTCACTTGGGTTTTACCATCGGGCCTCAACCATGGGCAAGTACCATCCTTTCGAACCTCAGTAAGACGAGCGCCAAGTTTGGTCGCGAGAACGTGGCTAAGAGGCATCAATTCAGGGGTCTCATCCGTGGCATAGCCAAACATATGGCCCTGATCACCAGCACCAATCTCCTCAGGTCGCTTGGTAAGATGACCATGGACACCTTGAGCAATATCAGGACTCTGCTGCTCGATGTTAACGAGAACCTTGCAGTTGTCGGCATCCAAACCCACATCATCCGATACAAATCCAATAGCACGGCACGTGTCACGGACTATTTTCTCGTAGTCAACATGAGCCTTGGTGGTAATCTCACCAAACACCATGACCATATTAGTCTTGGTGCAAGTCTCACAAGCAACTTTGCTCTCGGGATCCTCGGCAAGGCAGGCATCAAGAACCGCATCGGAGATCTGGTCGCATAGCTTGTCAGGGTGTCCCTCATTCACCGACTCCGATGTGAACAAGAAAGTCTCCATCTCTCACACCTAGAGAACATGCATACAAATTAAACAATTTGGCTCACCACACGACTGATATAATAATCGAAGCAAATTTGCAGAAAAAACATAGATATGCAGATTCTGTTAAATTATTTCTCCTCGAGATCATCACTCACACTCCATTGAACCTTAAATTTACTCAAGAAACTCGTAGATCTGGATTActacctttttttttattatagcaTCACAAATTGCCTTTTCAAACAGCATCACAAATTAATACTTAGATTTTTCAAGAGTTGAAAACCCATCAAAACCCAACATCCCAAAAAACCACAAATACCAAAAGAGAGAAAAAGATGGCTTTTTTTCCAAGAAAACACGAGATCCATATCACTCAACATATCTCCATTATCAGCAAATgaaagaaaaaccaagaaaaaaattatattgacaATTAGAAATACAAAGAGAGAAAATCATACCTAGGGTTGAAATGGGAGGCGAGAAATGGGAGAGACGGAGAGAAGAGTGGAAAGCGGTGCGAAGAAGGCAGGCGGACATTGGAGAAATATATAGAGACCAAACAGCGTCCCCTTTGGATGGAATCTCAGTGTACATTCATGGAGGCTGAGGTGGATACAGCTCGCTTACTCGTTTCTTTTTTATatacaaattaaaaatcacttaaaaatatatatatatatttccaaaatttgttaaattagaaaattattttatatttattattatatgacaAACAATACTCTAacgatattcacgataaaaaatattaatcttaccataaaaagtaatactttttcatggatgatccaaataaaagacacgtctcataaaatacgatctgtgagatcgtatcacacaaatttttatcttttatttattcCACCTAATAAAGGATGTTAGGCTTAATCTTCagtatttatgttatttttaaaaaattaaattacttaaattaGATCTAAATGCACAATGGTCCAAGCCCACAAAACCTTTCACTCTCTTTAAAGGCAAGTTCTTACTTACGTTTAGTCATATCTTGTTTTATTACTTGATTACGTTTGAGGATTTCAAAAACTTTATAACTAATATCTCAGCGTGTTAAATGTCTTATATAGGCTGAATTAATTAATTCAGaattgtatatataattttgaacaattttcatAAGGACACCTACATGGGTTTGAACACCAATGTGGTGTTAATATCAATCATCCACCCATTTATGGCACGTAATATGGAACGCTCACgttatttcttattttataaattggatGTACGAGTTTGacgttgatatttttttttatatcttaacATTTTGCTTAAAAATCAATTAGAAAGCTATCagaaacataatattatatgaCGAGTGTGtaacataacaaaattttacacacacatatacattatatatataactcaatGTAATTATCAATTAGATCGAACTAGCAATAAAGACGATTAAATAATATCTACAAACTGAATAAATAGAGAATAAGtttcgtgagacagtctcacaaatgACGGTTCGACTCGATTCATActtaaagtaaaaaataaaattaatatttttcattgttcagtcagataaaaaatatgtttcacaaaatagaatcaaataaatattcgtCAAATAGAAccaatactattttttttttttgaaaccttCAATGAATCAATTGAcaagaaataaatattacaaGACATTTTTCCTCGTTTTTTCAGTGCTGCACATAATTAGCCCTCGGAATTATTACATGTTCCCCGAAAACACATCTCTGACCGGTAGTGGCGCAGGAAATTAATCGTGAATGACGGCGGACCGCGTCCCGGCTACCGCCGGCGGTGATACGCAGGCTTACGGCGAGTCATGGTACTGGGATAATCGATATGCACAGGATTCCACCCCCTTCGATTGGTACCAAAATTACCCCTCCCTCGCTCCTCTCATCCGCCTCTACATTCCCCGTCCCCACCGCGTTCTCGTCGTTGGCTGTGGAAATTCCGGTATTTACCCCATTTTACATCTTTAATACTTGTTTCTTTTTAGTGAATGTTAGCTCGTTTTTTTGTGTGGACAATTTGTTATGGGAGCTGATCTCATATTATCTTGGTTATACTTGTGAACGATATGTTTTCCCTCATCTTTTTGGAATTTTAAACAAAGTCTAAAGTTTTCATCGAAGTTGCTTCGGATCACTACTATATACTCGTTTTTGAGTCGAATCTTTTGATGTATATCTCAAGTGCATCCAAATATAGCATATGTGTGATCAACCCTGGAACTTCTTCGTTTCTTTTAATTGATCAACCCTGGAATTTCTTCGTTTCTTTTAATTGATAAGTGTGATAGTGTTGCTTATTTGCCTGTGATCCCCTCGATCTTTGCAAGAGCTAGTCCTAAGAGAGCCAATCTCGAGTTGCATCAACTAATTTACTGCCCCATGCTTGAGCTCGTGGAAATAGATGTTTCGGATTCATAAATTCTGGCACGCATGGATCTAGTATTGAATATTATTCCCTTTAGAAGAATTGGTGTGTTTATGTCCAAATTTTATCTTGACAAGCTCCTTTCATCTTAATTATGCATTACATTGGCGGTGACATCATTTAACAGCTAAAATTGCATAAGTTAAAGCATGTGCTTTGCTATGATATGCCATGTATCACTTGGTAATAAAGTCTATCCTAGGAAACTCCGCGACCCATCTTTTATAACGCCATGGAACAAACTATGCCTTTACCATTGAAGTCATTAATTTGTGTTCAAGTAAAAAAGTATGCAAAGCTAGCAACACAATAGTTCTTTGTGATTCGTAGTTAAAATTTGTTATCTGATTACGATGCTTTCCTTCTGCAGCCTTTAGTGAAAGCATGGTTGATGATGGATACCAAGAGGTTGTCAACATCGATTCATCCTCTGTGGTGATTGAGGCCATGAAAGAGAAGTATTCCAATCATCCAAAGCTGAAATGTATCATTCGTTACATGAATAAAAATGTATCAATTAGATTTTTCATCCTAGATATTATAAGTAATAAGAAATAATCATACTGCTGTCAGACATATACTATTCTCGATGTATAAAGCACATACTTCAGGCACCATTTCCTTAATGTCTGAGCAGATATGAAAATGGATGTCCGGGATATGAGTTCAATTAATGCAAATTCCTTTGACGCTGTGGTTGATAAAGGTACTTCTATTATATCTGCCGGTTTCTGAAACAATCCACTCGACAACAGTTGCTGATACTTTTTAATATTCTTCCAGGAACACTGGACTCTCTCTTGGTGAGTAATACGTGTCACATTTTATGTATCTGTGAGAGATTAGGTAATATTTTTCCTGTTTTTTTCCAACAATGTATTTGGGTATTTATGCATTTCAGGGCTAACTTAAAATTTCCTGAACACAACACAAATCACAAACACAAAACCTCGAACTTACACAATATCAATCTAGAGATATCTAGACAATCTGAATGATCATGACTCATGAGCACAACATATCACGATATCCATGATTTCCAACAGTATCTTAATAAGCTGATCGTTATATTGATTTTTCCGTCCCCGTAGTGTGGTCAAAACTCACGACAAAATGCCGGTAGGATGCTCGAAGAAGTCTACAGGTATTATGGACATTTTTTCTAGTTTGCTTGTTACTGTTTCTTCTCACTTTCTTCCATAAGTCAAAGTGGTTGGTCATAATTATAGGGTTCTCAAGGAGAAAGGAGCATATATCCTGGTAATGTAATCGTCCTTATACTTATTtaatcttattttatttatctgGTAGGTTGTTTCTTTTGTCATTAAAAAGGACGAGTATTCAGGGGTGTTGGGCACGCGAAGTGCAATTGAACATCAATTTTTTTGTCCGGTTATCAATGCCTATTTAAAGCTTATTTGTGCTTTGCGTCCATCCCTTACTGAGGTTTACATGATTTACAGATTACATATGGTTCACCTGTATATCGACTTTCATTGTTGAGAAATTCACGCACCTGGGCAATTAAACTCCACACTATAGGTTTGCTGAACTTTTATTGTGGTCTTGGTTATTTTATTAGCTTCAAAATTTATCTGAATTCTGTGAGCCTGCTTCCGTTCTCCAAATGATTATATTCATAAGTCTGTTCATGGAACGTTCATTTAATTGCATGCAGAGAAACTTGAATCTGGAAACAGTTCAGATGATCAGAACAAGGATCTGATTGTTCCAATTCCATTAGATACTAAGGGAGAAACTGTGTTTGGAAAGAACAATGATGtccattatatatatgtatgcatTAAGGTTAGAATCATTTGTCAATCTTTGTTACATTAGACTGATGACATATTTTATGTTGCAATGCTGGTGGACCGCTTTGACCTTTACCCTCAATTGTTCAGGATAAACACCACCCCGAGAAAAGTATCGAAGTATGATTCAGGCATTGAAATAATGAAACCTGTCCAGCAATTTATGTATCTACATATATGAAGTATCATCATTGGTACCCTCCCACCCACAAATCCTGATTATTTCATTGTTTTTGTTACTAATACATTCATTGTACACTATTTTGTGTGATGGTTTAGGTAAACATGGCTGGTGCttgtattatttaatttgttattcGGGAGAGGAGGTTGAAGCTGCTGGTGCttgtattatttaattatttgaatgaaACAATTTGTATCTGCCATCTTTCATTAATTGTTATCCTAATTGATATCTCTGCGTGATGTTGGTTTGAACCTATTTGATAGACAAACGAGTACTTTAGCGGCAGTCTATTTTATGAGCAATGCAAATAGTAGTTTTGGAAATGTGTTACCTCATTTCAACACGAGAGGCATCGTTTTTTAGTACATCcacattataataatattatcacaCCAATACCAAATGATTTAAACTCAACTCTAGTTGTGACTTATGCGGTTGTTTGGACACTTTTGGCCAAATGAGTCAGGAATCAGAGTGTAATTTAGAAGATTGAAGATTACAAGCAAAAGACATTTCTGAATGCATCCAACATTCCAACTATTTACAAATCAATGTAACATGACTTTCAGAGACATAGGAAAAAAAGAATTACAATCTTTCACTTACCTCCAGAGACATAGGAAAAAAAGAATTACAATCTTTCACTTACCTCCAGAGACATAGGAAAACTTTCACTTTCCTGACACATTGCCACTACAAATGGATTGGGTTAAGCCTTCtaaataactgatcaatgaCCAATGTAATTGCTTATCTGCCATGCATTGCAGATCAACACACAAAGTAGGGCTTCTGCTCCCTACCAATAATCaaactttctttctttttctttttctttttttttttttttttgactataGTACTgcatcaaaatataatttttttcagtAAGTAGTCATCATCTACCTAAACCTTTTTTCTTTACCACGGCTCTCCAGTTTGTCCTCAGGTCTACGATACTGAGCAAATTCATCATTGATCCTTGACAGAACTTTCTGTGAACGTGCCAACCTCTCATCAAGGTCTAACTCAAATGGCCACATCAAGAAGTTATTTGTTTGCTGTTGATTATGGTGTTGGCCGTCTTGCATCCTGAATAGCTTCTTCACCATTTCGTCTAATTCGACAACCTTCTTCTGTAGGTTACTCTTGTCTATCTGCACAAGTATTAAGACAATTTGGTCTCGTCACATCATTTGACAACATTTATAGTGACTTATTGTGattcagatatatcagtagcaaaACCAGAGCATTCATTTGGGTTGGTGTGAAACTAGATAATGAAAGTAAAAGAACACGagcatatataaaattatatatggaCATTAGAGAATTTAAGAGGGAAGGGGAGCCAGCCCCTGTCGAC includes:
- the LOC140983799 gene encoding uncharacterized protein ycf20 isoform X1, with amino-acid sequence MPSSLNLTGFRLPSAKISKSRLLVAFSFGKSTPTPFLLTFSVAKGQSFTVDKFKRMTWSLRSATDGSRLNSSSSANDSRGGTRLIRAIQTVRVILITRLKELRRNLPVKLFSFLVGFYCATAFATAIGQTGDWDVLSAALAMALVEGIGALMYKYSLNFVDKIKNLIIIFNYWKAGLSLGLFLDSFKY
- the LOC140983799 gene encoding uncharacterized protein ycf20 isoform X2, producing MPSSLNLTGFRLPSAKISKSRLLVAFSFGKSTPTPFLLTFSVAKGQSFTVDKFKMTWSLRSATDGSRLNSSSSANDSRGGTRLIRAIQTVRVILITRLKELRRNLPVKLFSFLVGFYCATAFATAIGQTGDWDVLSAALAMALVEGIGALMYKYSLNFVDKIKNLIIIFNYWKAGLSLGLFLDSFKY
- the LOC140983797 gene encoding S-adenosylmethionine synthase 2-like; the protein is METFLFTSESVNEGHPDKLCDQISDAVLDACLAEDPESKVACETCTKTNMVMVFGEITTKAHVDYEKIVRDTCRAIGFVSDDVGLDADNCKVLVNIEQQSPDIAQGVHGHLTKRPEEIGAGDQGHMFGYATDETPELMPLSHVLATKLGARLTEVRKDGTCPWLRPDGKTQVTVEYYNENGAMVPIRVHTVLISTQHDETVTNDKIAADLKEHVIKPVIPEKYLDEKTIFHLNPSGRFVIGGPHGDAGLTGRKIIIDTYGGWGAHGGGAFSGKDPTKVDRSGAYIVRQAAKSIVAGGLARRCIVQVSYAIGVPEPLSVFVDTYGTGKIPDKEILDIVKENFDFRPGMISINLDLKRGSGNRFLKTAAYGHFGRDDPDFTWEVVKPLKHDKAQA
- the LOC140983798 gene encoding uncharacterized protein, which encodes MTADRVPATAGGDTQAYGESWYWDNRYAQDSTPFDWYQNYPSLAPLIRLYIPRPHRVLVVGCGNSAFSESMVDDGYQEVVNIDSSSVVIEAMKEKYSNHPKLKYMKMDVRDMSSINANSFDAVVDKGTLDSLLCGQNSRQNAGRMLEEVYRVLKEKGAYILITYGSPVYRLSLLRNSRTWAIKLHTIEKLESGNSSDDQNKDLIVPIPLDTKGETVFGKNNDVHYIYVCIKDKHHPEKSIEV